The genomic segment TACCGTGCAGTTCTGAATGCTGCTATTGAGCTCAACCTGTTTGAGATCATAGCCAAGGCAACACCACACGGTTCATTCATGTCATCTCATGAAATTGCTTCTAAGCTCCCAAACCAGCATCCTGACTTGCCCGATAGGCTTGATCGCATGCTGCGTTTGCTTGCTAGTTATTCTGTTCTTACCACTTCAACACGCACCACACAACACGGTGCCACTGAGACAGTTTACGGACTCTCACAAATTGGACAATACTATGCCCCTGAGGCAACTAGAGGCTACTTCGCTTCATTTGCATCCTTTCTCTCTTGTCCTGCGCTCTCACCACTTTGGTAAATCATTTTAACTCTTATGCATGTCGCTCTGATTATTACTGTATGATGACATGAATGAAACTGGCATGAAGTTATTTCAGTTTAGTTTGGTATACTATTAAATATGAGCTTTTCATTTATGACTTTaagtaagatttttttttttcatttattaagaAGAATCTCAAACACTTTTTTCATAAAGTCTAAATATTAGGTCTGTGACTAAAAGTGTAGcctttttttccatttttcaaaGAAGGAAAGCTTACTTTGCTCCCATCTCTTTTCTCAGGCTGAATTTCAAGGAAGCAGTGGTTGATGCAGACGTTGATTTGTTCAAGAAACTTCATGGGATAACAAAGTACCAGTACATGGAAAAGAATCCAAAAATGAACGAACTTTTTAACAAGACTATGGCGGATTTGTGTGCAACAGATATGATTAGAGTACTTGAAATATATAATGGATTTGAGGGAATATCAACGTTGGTTGATGTAGGAGGTGGAAATGGACAAAACCTGAAAATGATAGTCTCCAAATACCCTTCAATTCAAGGAATTAATTTTGATCTGCCCCAAGTCATTGAGAATGCACCACTGCTATCAGGTAGCCTgacatatttaatgttttatcaTATATCGAAGggttaatatataataatttaaattctaaactTTGTAAAATATTGTTAAGGGGTTGAGCATGTTGGAGGAGATATGTTTGCAAGTGTTCCAGAGGGTGATGCCATGACACTAAAGGTTAGTATAAATGATAGTAAACACCTATTTCATGTATTGGATTAATCTAATTTCGTTTTAAggttgtataaatatttttctgtgTTTTATCATGTTGTTTATAAGGTTGTCTTGCACAATTGGACTGATGAGAAGTGCGTAGAAATTTTAAGCAATTGTCACAAAGCACTGTCTCCAAATGGGAAGGTGGTTGTTATGGAGATCATAATGCCAGAAGAACCAGAAGCGACTGAAGAATCTCAGCTTTTTTCCTGCCTCGACAACCTTATGTTTATCACAGCAGGTGGAAAGGAAAGAACTTTGAAACAGTACGAGAATTTGTGCAAGCTGGctggtttttcaaaatttcatgtTGCTTGTGATGCCTCCTGGCCGGGAGTGATGGAATTCTACAAATAAGTTAATCAGCAATAGTTCAGGATGTTAATAAGGGTAAAAGCGTGAAGATCAAACAATAAAGACTTCCATGTGAGGTGTTGGTTACTACCTTCTTGTCAACTTTCCATTTTCATGTTATGTAACGTGTGCACTTAAATAGTTTTTAGTCAAA from the Vigna angularis cultivar LongXiaoDou No.4 chromosome 3, ASM1680809v1, whole genome shotgun sequence genome contains:
- the LOC108325719 gene encoding isoliquiritigenin 2'-O-methyltransferase — protein: MGESNVVSTTCPKKCDEDARVSAMLVSTTVVYRAVLNAAIELNLFEIIAKATPHGSFMSSHEIASKLPNQHPDLPDRLDRMLRLLASYSVLTTSTRTTQHGATETVYGLSQIGQYYAPEATRGYFASFASFLSCPALSPLWLNFKEAVVDADVDLFKKLHGITKYQYMEKNPKMNELFNKTMADLCATDMIRVLEIYNGFEGISTLVDVGGGNGQNLKMIVSKYPSIQGINFDLPQVIENAPLLSGVEHVGGDMFASVPEGDAMTLKVVLHNWTDEKCVEILSNCHKALSPNGKVVVMEIIMPEEPEATEESQLFSCLDNLMFITAGGKERTLKQYENLCKLAGFSKFHVACDASWPGVMEFYK